The proteins below are encoded in one region of Neodiprion virginianus isolate iyNeoVirg1 chromosome 7, iyNeoVirg1.1, whole genome shotgun sequence:
- the LOC124309058 gene encoding vacuolar protein sorting-associated protein 18 homolog isoform X1, which produces MTSIFDQYEQDSQRSKHPVAPSIRPDISTTGFIHMKLRDDGPIFTKQKVNFLPSDDITHLAVSSNLIVIAMANNVLLRIDMKHPDKPEDIDISKYSANMKLSGLFLDPLGYHLLLAMVPSKGDTPPAELFYLHRKTTKLKQAGKFRGHEITAVGWNFANTSETTSGPILLGTSKGLIFETEIALDGDKIFNTSLEQYWRQLPNYLPLYGSKEVDGLVFDIGEESKPPITGLEFHRLGNSDRYVVVVTTLIRIYQYIGSVTTLDEKPLLQQIFNRYLNAKERFNQLDSTLPYSKMQFYYSEPKQLPKSFGWLTETGIVYAQIDPNVDPKNVLVNKKVITCPETSLIGGNISHSSERPLSFVLTEFHTLLLYSDRVKGLCLLNQELIFEDIYNDAFGKLVNITKDPMTGSIWAFSERAVFKYKVTKEDRNVWQIYVDKGEFDLAKKYCKDNPAHIDHVLVKQAEMLFGNKEYDRSAIIYADTHSSFEEVSLKFLQEWQIEALKTFLKKKLEGLKPQDKTQVTMIVIWVVELFMNQMGALRGDHTSHLHNPRYQELQKQFDSFLAIPKVEECIRMHKSSIYDLMASHGDKENLIRLTIMHRNYEEVIRQHLYKNNYMEALNVLKSQGNRELFYQFAGTLLQELPKPTALALISQGSMLKPSKLLPALVSCNNDEKHAQEVIRYLEFCIYKQGCQEQAIHNYLLSLYTRYKPDEVLRYISSQGQDIGMVPYDVHFALRLCQEVKLTKACVQLSALLGLWTAAVDLALTISVDLAKQIASMPSQNDDELRKKLWLKIAEHVVRERDDIKQAMEFLQQCDLVRIEDILPFFSDFVTIDHFKDAICNSLQEYNQHIQDLKEEMEEGTKAAELIRKDIQSFRNRCIFIPAKDTCNTCDVQLLLRSFYVFPCGHRFHSDCLVAALIPMLSMEQRTKLADLQRQLTTVSGKAEDTNSIGSVSLSTKDQIKADIDDLIASECIYCGELMIESIDKPFIEEEDYERVMKEWD; this is translated from the exons ATGACATCTATATTCGATCAGTACGAGCAAGATTCTCAGAGGTCAAAACATCCTGTGGCTCCGTCTATCAGGCCTGATATC AGCACGACTGGATTCATTCACATGAAGCTTCGGGATGATGGTCCCATATTCACCAAACAGAAGGTGAATTTCTTGCCCTCGGACGATATCACGCATCTCGCAGTCAGCAGCAACTTGATTGTCATCGCCATGGCCAACAACGTTCTATTACGCATAGACATGAAGCACCCAGACAAACCTGAGG ACATCGACATCTCAAAGTACTCGGCGAACATGAAATTGTCCGGTCTTTTTCTGGATCCCCTTGGATATCATCTGCTACTCGCAATGGTTCCTAGCAAAGGGGACACTCCGCCTGCAGAGCTCTTTTATCTACACAGAAAAACGACAAAACTTAAGCAG GCTGGAAAATTCAGAGGTCACGAGATCACTGCTGTAGGATGGAATTTCGCCAACACTTCAGAGACCACCTCGGGTCCTATACTGCTCGGAACGTCAAAGGGGCTGATTTTTGAGACTGAAATCGCGCTTGATGGTGACAAGATATTTAACACGAGCCTGGAGCAGTATTGGAGGCAG CTTCCCAATTATCTGCCTCTCTACGGCAGTAAAGAGGTAGACGGACTC GTATTCGACATAGGCGAGGAGAGTAAGCCGCCCATCACAGGTCTGGAGTTTCATAGATTGGGAAACAGTGACAGATACGTAGTGGTGGTTACAACTCTGATCAGGATTTACCAGTACATTGGCTCTGTCACTACTTTGGACGAGAAGCCGCTGCTTCAGCAGATTTTCAACAGATATTTAAACGCCAAGG AGAGATTCAATCAGTTGGACAGCACCCTGCCTTATTCAAAAATGCAGTTCTATTACTCGGAACCCAAACAGCTGCCAAAGTCTTTTGGCTGGTTGACTGAAACTGGTATAGTATACGCTCAGATAGATCCCAACGTCGACCCGAAAAACGTGTTGGTGAATAAAAAGGTGATAACGTGTCCGGAAACGAGTCTGATTGGTGGAAACATTTCGCATTCGTCGGAAAGGCCGCTATCGTTTGTGCTGACCGAATTTCATACGCTGCTTTTGTACTCGGACCGCGTCAAGGGACTTTGCCTTCTCAACCAAGAGCTGATCTTTGAGGACATCTACAACGAT GCATTCGGCAAGCTCGTCAACATAACTAAGGATCCCATGACAGGCTCTATATGGGCCTTTAGCGAACGCGCTGTCTTCAAATACAAAGTCACCAAGGAGGACAGGAACGTTTGGCAG ATTTACGTTGACAAGGGTGAATTCGATCTGGCCAAGAAATACTGTAAGGATAACCCGGCGCACATCGATCACGTGCTCGTAAAACAGGCGGAAATGTTATTTGGAAACAAGGA ATACGATCGGAGCGCGATCATTTACGCCGACACGCACTCGTCGTTCGAGGAGGtgtcattaaaatttttgcaggAGTGGCAAATCGAGGCATTGAAAACGTTTCTGAAAAAG AAATTAGAGGGACTCAAACCGCAGGATAAAACTCAGGTGACAATGATAGTCATCTGGGTTGTGGAACTATTCATGAACCAAATGGGTGCTCTGAGAGGCGACCACACTTCGCATCTCCATAATCCGCGATATCAAGAACTGCAGAAACAGTTTGATAGCTTTTTGGCAATACCGAAAGTTGAG GAGTGCATTCGAATGCACAAAAGCTCGATATACGACTTGATGGCGAGCCACGGAGACAAGGAGAACTTGATTCGCCTGACGATAATGCACCGCAACTACGAGGAAGTAATACGCCAGCATCTGTACAAAAACAACTACATGGAGGCTCTGAACGTTCTGAAAAGTCAGGGGAACAGAGAATTGTTCTATCAATTCGCAGGCACGCTCTTGCAGGAGCTTCCGAAACCCACTGCACTCGCGCTCATCTCTCAAGGCTCGATGCTCAAGCCGTCCAAGCTTCTGCCTGCTCTGGTCTCCTGCAACAACGACGAGAAACAC GCCCAGGAAGTGATTCGCTACCTGGAATTCTGCATCTACAAACAAGGATGCCAGGAGCAGGCGATACACAATTACCTTCTGTCTCTGTACACACGCTACAAGCCAGACGAGGTGCTACGATACATCAGTTCCCAAG gtcAAGATATCGGCATGGTTCCGTACGACGTTCATTTTGCACTGCGGCTCTGTCAGGAGGTGAAACTAACCAAGGCTTGTGTCCAGCTATCGGCGCTGCTTGGGCTCTGGACGGCAGCGGTTGACTTGGCGTTGACAATAAGCGTCGATTTGGCCAAGCAGATCGCCTCTATGCCTTCGCAGAACGACGACGAGCTAAGGAAGAAGCTTTGGCTAAAAATAG CTGAGCATGTGGTGAGAGAGCGGGATGATATCAAACAGGCAATGGAGTTTCTGCAGCAGTGCGATTTGGTCAGAATCGAAGACATTCTTCCGTTTTTCTCGGATTTCGTAACCATCGATCATTTCAAAGATGCCATCTGCAACTCTTTACAg GAGTATAATCAACACATCCAAGATCTCAAGGAGGAGATGGAAGAGGGGACCAAGGCAGCGGAGCTGATCAGGAAAGATATACAGTCGTTTAGAAACAG ATGCATTTTCATCCCGGCCAAGGACACCTGCAACACTTGCGATGTTCAGCTGCTGCTCAGGTCGTTTTATGTATTTCCCTGTGGCCACAGATTCCACAGCGATTGTCTTGTCGCCGCCCTCATTCCCATGCTCTCCATGGAGCAGAGAACGAAGCTCGCCGATCTCCAGCGTCAGTTAACCACCGTTTCTGGGAAAGCGGAGGACACAAATTCCATCGGCTCAGTTTCCCTGTCCACCAAAGATCAGATCAAAGCTGACATCGACGATCTTATCGCTTCCGAGTGCATCTACTGCGGAGAGCTGATGATCGA ATCGATAGACAAGCCGTTCATCGAGGAGGAAGATTACGAGAGAGTGATGAAAGAGTGGGACTGA
- the LOC124309058 gene encoding vacuolar protein sorting-associated protein 18 homolog isoform X2 yields MTSIFDQYEQDSQRSKHPVAPSIRPDISTTGFIHMKLRDDGPIFTKQKVNFLPSDDITHLAVSSNLIVIAMANNVLLRIDMKHPDKPEDIDISKYSANMKLSGLFLDPLGYHLLLAMVPSKGDTPPAELFYLHRKTTKLKQAGKFRGHEITAVGWNFANTSETTSGPILLGTSKGLIFETEIALDGDKIFNTSLEQYWRQVFDIGEESKPPITGLEFHRLGNSDRYVVVVTTLIRIYQYIGSVTTLDEKPLLQQIFNRYLNAKERFNQLDSTLPYSKMQFYYSEPKQLPKSFGWLTETGIVYAQIDPNVDPKNVLVNKKVITCPETSLIGGNISHSSERPLSFVLTEFHTLLLYSDRVKGLCLLNQELIFEDIYNDAFGKLVNITKDPMTGSIWAFSERAVFKYKVTKEDRNVWQIYVDKGEFDLAKKYCKDNPAHIDHVLVKQAEMLFGNKEYDRSAIIYADTHSSFEEVSLKFLQEWQIEALKTFLKKKLEGLKPQDKTQVTMIVIWVVELFMNQMGALRGDHTSHLHNPRYQELQKQFDSFLAIPKVEECIRMHKSSIYDLMASHGDKENLIRLTIMHRNYEEVIRQHLYKNNYMEALNVLKSQGNRELFYQFAGTLLQELPKPTALALISQGSMLKPSKLLPALVSCNNDEKHAQEVIRYLEFCIYKQGCQEQAIHNYLLSLYTRYKPDEVLRYISSQGQDIGMVPYDVHFALRLCQEVKLTKACVQLSALLGLWTAAVDLALTISVDLAKQIASMPSQNDDELRKKLWLKIAEHVVRERDDIKQAMEFLQQCDLVRIEDILPFFSDFVTIDHFKDAICNSLQEYNQHIQDLKEEMEEGTKAAELIRKDIQSFRNRCIFIPAKDTCNTCDVQLLLRSFYVFPCGHRFHSDCLVAALIPMLSMEQRTKLADLQRQLTTVSGKAEDTNSIGSVSLSTKDQIKADIDDLIASECIYCGELMIESIDKPFIEEEDYERVMKEWD; encoded by the exons ATGACATCTATATTCGATCAGTACGAGCAAGATTCTCAGAGGTCAAAACATCCTGTGGCTCCGTCTATCAGGCCTGATATC AGCACGACTGGATTCATTCACATGAAGCTTCGGGATGATGGTCCCATATTCACCAAACAGAAGGTGAATTTCTTGCCCTCGGACGATATCACGCATCTCGCAGTCAGCAGCAACTTGATTGTCATCGCCATGGCCAACAACGTTCTATTACGCATAGACATGAAGCACCCAGACAAACCTGAGG ACATCGACATCTCAAAGTACTCGGCGAACATGAAATTGTCCGGTCTTTTTCTGGATCCCCTTGGATATCATCTGCTACTCGCAATGGTTCCTAGCAAAGGGGACACTCCGCCTGCAGAGCTCTTTTATCTACACAGAAAAACGACAAAACTTAAGCAG GCTGGAAAATTCAGAGGTCACGAGATCACTGCTGTAGGATGGAATTTCGCCAACACTTCAGAGACCACCTCGGGTCCTATACTGCTCGGAACGTCAAAGGGGCTGATTTTTGAGACTGAAATCGCGCTTGATGGTGACAAGATATTTAACACGAGCCTGGAGCAGTATTGGAGGCAG GTATTCGACATAGGCGAGGAGAGTAAGCCGCCCATCACAGGTCTGGAGTTTCATAGATTGGGAAACAGTGACAGATACGTAGTGGTGGTTACAACTCTGATCAGGATTTACCAGTACATTGGCTCTGTCACTACTTTGGACGAGAAGCCGCTGCTTCAGCAGATTTTCAACAGATATTTAAACGCCAAGG AGAGATTCAATCAGTTGGACAGCACCCTGCCTTATTCAAAAATGCAGTTCTATTACTCGGAACCCAAACAGCTGCCAAAGTCTTTTGGCTGGTTGACTGAAACTGGTATAGTATACGCTCAGATAGATCCCAACGTCGACCCGAAAAACGTGTTGGTGAATAAAAAGGTGATAACGTGTCCGGAAACGAGTCTGATTGGTGGAAACATTTCGCATTCGTCGGAAAGGCCGCTATCGTTTGTGCTGACCGAATTTCATACGCTGCTTTTGTACTCGGACCGCGTCAAGGGACTTTGCCTTCTCAACCAAGAGCTGATCTTTGAGGACATCTACAACGAT GCATTCGGCAAGCTCGTCAACATAACTAAGGATCCCATGACAGGCTCTATATGGGCCTTTAGCGAACGCGCTGTCTTCAAATACAAAGTCACCAAGGAGGACAGGAACGTTTGGCAG ATTTACGTTGACAAGGGTGAATTCGATCTGGCCAAGAAATACTGTAAGGATAACCCGGCGCACATCGATCACGTGCTCGTAAAACAGGCGGAAATGTTATTTGGAAACAAGGA ATACGATCGGAGCGCGATCATTTACGCCGACACGCACTCGTCGTTCGAGGAGGtgtcattaaaatttttgcaggAGTGGCAAATCGAGGCATTGAAAACGTTTCTGAAAAAG AAATTAGAGGGACTCAAACCGCAGGATAAAACTCAGGTGACAATGATAGTCATCTGGGTTGTGGAACTATTCATGAACCAAATGGGTGCTCTGAGAGGCGACCACACTTCGCATCTCCATAATCCGCGATATCAAGAACTGCAGAAACAGTTTGATAGCTTTTTGGCAATACCGAAAGTTGAG GAGTGCATTCGAATGCACAAAAGCTCGATATACGACTTGATGGCGAGCCACGGAGACAAGGAGAACTTGATTCGCCTGACGATAATGCACCGCAACTACGAGGAAGTAATACGCCAGCATCTGTACAAAAACAACTACATGGAGGCTCTGAACGTTCTGAAAAGTCAGGGGAACAGAGAATTGTTCTATCAATTCGCAGGCACGCTCTTGCAGGAGCTTCCGAAACCCACTGCACTCGCGCTCATCTCTCAAGGCTCGATGCTCAAGCCGTCCAAGCTTCTGCCTGCTCTGGTCTCCTGCAACAACGACGAGAAACAC GCCCAGGAAGTGATTCGCTACCTGGAATTCTGCATCTACAAACAAGGATGCCAGGAGCAGGCGATACACAATTACCTTCTGTCTCTGTACACACGCTACAAGCCAGACGAGGTGCTACGATACATCAGTTCCCAAG gtcAAGATATCGGCATGGTTCCGTACGACGTTCATTTTGCACTGCGGCTCTGTCAGGAGGTGAAACTAACCAAGGCTTGTGTCCAGCTATCGGCGCTGCTTGGGCTCTGGACGGCAGCGGTTGACTTGGCGTTGACAATAAGCGTCGATTTGGCCAAGCAGATCGCCTCTATGCCTTCGCAGAACGACGACGAGCTAAGGAAGAAGCTTTGGCTAAAAATAG CTGAGCATGTGGTGAGAGAGCGGGATGATATCAAACAGGCAATGGAGTTTCTGCAGCAGTGCGATTTGGTCAGAATCGAAGACATTCTTCCGTTTTTCTCGGATTTCGTAACCATCGATCATTTCAAAGATGCCATCTGCAACTCTTTACAg GAGTATAATCAACACATCCAAGATCTCAAGGAGGAGATGGAAGAGGGGACCAAGGCAGCGGAGCTGATCAGGAAAGATATACAGTCGTTTAGAAACAG ATGCATTTTCATCCCGGCCAAGGACACCTGCAACACTTGCGATGTTCAGCTGCTGCTCAGGTCGTTTTATGTATTTCCCTGTGGCCACAGATTCCACAGCGATTGTCTTGTCGCCGCCCTCATTCCCATGCTCTCCATGGAGCAGAGAACGAAGCTCGCCGATCTCCAGCGTCAGTTAACCACCGTTTCTGGGAAAGCGGAGGACACAAATTCCATCGGCTCAGTTTCCCTGTCCACCAAAGATCAGATCAAAGCTGACATCGACGATCTTATCGCTTCCGAGTGCATCTACTGCGGAGAGCTGATGATCGA ATCGATAGACAAGCCGTTCATCGAGGAGGAAGATTACGAGAGAGTGATGAAAGAGTGGGACTGA
- the LOC124309063 gene encoding DNA-3-methyladenine glycosylase-like, with amino-acid sequence MTPKKIRLATKVQNLVRNRKQLEAENGIALESDVPKAASKTSTTMEIAKGKAKLNLGSLLPKGTEPDKLKSNKRPLRAVVDMEMMKSELKQRQDPPTTPEEQLLSANRLGFEFFDVPSETLAKNLLGKILVRRLENGTILKGKIVETEAYLGGEDRASQTYRNKITPRNVPMYMPPGTIYVYLTYGMYHCFNISSKGDGSGVLIRALAPIEGMDQMAEFRNLPLPGSKSKQGVDRAKKLAKNFKVHELSNGPSKFCIAFALSRDHTKYSACEWRGLWIEDGEENEGDGVIEIVKCPRIGIDSAGPEWAMKPLRFYVLGDRSVSKVDKKIEAELRM; translated from the exons ATGActccaaaaaaaattagactCGCCACCAAAGTTCAGAATCTCGTGAGAAATAGAAAACAG CTTGAAGCAGAAAATGGCATAGCACTGGAGTCTGATGTACCCAAGGCTGCATCTAAGACGAGCACTACGATGGAAATAGCAAAGGGAAAGGCGAAGTTAAACTTGGGAAGCCTGCTGCCTAAAG GAACGGAGCCTGATAAACTAAAATCTAATAAACGTCCGCTGCGGGCAGTCGTGGATATGGAAATGATGAAAAGTGAACTGAAGCAGCGTCAAGATCCACCCACAACTCCGGAGGAACAGCTTTTGTCCGCCAACCGACTTggtttcgaatttttcgacGTCCCAAGTGAGACGCTGGCGAAAAATCTTCTAG GGAAGATTCTGGTGAGACGACTGGAGAACGGCACCATTTTGAAGGGCAAAATAGTCGAGACCGAGGCGTATCTTGGTGGCGAAGACCGGGCGTCGCAGACCTACAGGAACAAAATCACCCCCCGTAACGTCCCCATGTACATGCCACCCGGAACGATTTACGTCTATCTGACGTACGGCATGTATCACTGCTTCAACATATCCTCCAAAG GTGACGGAAGCGGCGTGCTAATCAGAGCGCTGGCGCCTATCGAGGGAATGGACCAGATGGCAGAGTTTAGAAATTTGCCACTACCAGGTTCGAAGTCGAAGCAAGGCGTCGACAGGgcaaaaaaattggcaaagaACTTCAAAGTTCACGAGCTCAGCAATGGTCCGTCAAAATTTTGCATAGCGTTCGCGCTCAGTAGAGATCACACAAAGTATTCAGCATGCGAATGGCGAGGGCTGTGGATCGAAGATGGCGAAGAAAACGAAGGTGATGGCGTCATCGAAATAGTAAAGTGCCCGAGAATCGGTATCGACAGCGCTGGTCCCGAGTGGGCAATGAAACCTCTGAGATTTTACGTGCTCGGCGATCGGTCTGTTAGCAaagtagataaaaaaattgaagcagAACTCAGAATGTAG
- the LOC124309065 gene encoding uncharacterized protein LOC124309065, with the protein MSSLSLLPNAKQADADGDLKNSATVEGGKLRTESKDGKAALLGKVRKTEGDGGLDFSSQLDAYQRYGRKKDDSDAKMKRKMKTEWKSRRGKFSGGKSNKHRGHNGEDDDDAGEADGLDADEKGIVESLPSCLSISATESEELPLSHDGRWLRRHFKKPLTHALRDIANKKPADPVGYLAFWLRKYRSNEEHWQRKQQFENELRRLRIEPMLQPEEPIEDLEMEYSVGEEGGGNTDWNYQNYHPTTPDLDPAETCTKCRFEDGDSMPMLRGIILIVE; encoded by the exons ATGTCATCGTTGTCGCTTTTGCCAAATGCAAAGCAGGCTGATGCCGAtggagatttgaaaaattcggcGACTGTCGAAGGAGGAAAATTGCGGACTGAGTCCAAAGACGGAAAAGCAGCCCTCCTTGGCAAAGTGAGAAAAACCGAGGGTGATGGAGGTCTCGATTTTTCTTCGCAGCTGGATGCGTATCAACGTtatggaagaaagaaagacgaCTCCGACGCTAAgatgaaaaggaaaatgaaaacagaatGGAAATCTCGGAGGGGAAAATTCTCCGGAGGAAAATCCAATAAGCATCGAGGACATAACGGGGAAGACGATGATGATGCTGGGGAAGCTGACGGACTCGATGCAGACGAAAAAGGAATTGTCGAAAGCCTTCCGAGCTGCTTGAGCATCTCTG CAACCGAAAGTGAGGAATTACCGCTTTCACACGACGGTCGTTGGCTGCGTAGACACTTCAAGAAGCCCTTGACACACGCTTTGAGAGATATAGCGAATAAAAAACCAGCCGATCCTGTTGGCTACCTTGCCTTTTGGCTGCGGAAATATCGCAGTAACGAGGAACACTGGCAACGGAAACAGCAGTTTGAAAACGAGCTGCGTCGGTTGAGAATTGAGCCGATGCTCCAGCCCGAG GAACCCATCGAAGACTTAGAGATGGAGTATTCAGTAGGAGAAGAAGGTGGCGGGAATACTGATTGGAATTACCAAAATTATCATCCTACAACTCCAGATCTAGATCC CGCGGAAACTTGTACGAAATGCCGATTTGAGGATGGAGATTCGATGCCGATGCTCCGCGGCATCATTCTTATTGTAGAAtga